One genomic window of Geoanaerobacter pelophilus includes the following:
- a CDS encoding MarR family winged helix-turn-helix transcriptional regulator has protein sequence MSKNAEAVSEVIDNLRRIFQAINEYSKNAERITGLTGPQLWALKILAIAAPLRLSDLARQMYLRPATVVGIIDRLEGKGLVTRTRSIQDRRAVDIDLSEMGRKVASKAPEVAQAMLLNGLEELTDDQFSRVADGMQLMVCVLGAEQITPQPLHG, from the coding sequence GTGAGCAAAAATGCTGAAGCTGTTTCAGAGGTAATTGACAATCTGCGACGAATTTTCCAGGCGATAAATGAGTATTCTAAAAATGCCGAACGGATAACAGGCTTAACCGGGCCTCAACTCTGGGCATTGAAAATCCTGGCCATAGCAGCTCCTCTGCGACTTTCCGATCTTGCTCGTCAGATGTACCTGCGCCCGGCAACGGTTGTGGGCATCATTGACCGTCTTGAAGGCAAAGGTCTGGTAACTCGGACCCGCTCAATACAAGATCGCAGAGCGGTGGATATCGATCTCAGCGAAATGGGAAGAAAAGTAGCCTCCAAAGCGCCTGAGGTTGCCCAGGCTATGCTTTTGAACGGATTGGAAGAGTTAACAGACGATCAGTTTTCCCGTGTTGCGGACGGAATGCAACTGATGGTGTGCGTGTTAGGAGCTGAGCAGATCACACCACAACCTTTACATGGCTGA
- the pal gene encoding peptidoglycan-associated lipoprotein Pal, translating to MKKHAVSLCLILGCAILVSSGCAKNEMVKKDEPVVPAATAAVKQPSKPESAKEQIAKAEAAKGQAVKKVMEKSNELQPIPNAGELKAALEKIYFDFDSANLSQEARDILAKNAELMKNEKAIKVQIEGNCDERGSEEYNLALGEKRAKAAEKYLVTMGVAADRISTISYGKEKPADTGHDGAAWAKNRRDEFVITSK from the coding sequence ATGAAAAAGCATGCCGTAAGTTTATGCCTGATTTTAGGTTGTGCAATACTTGTGTCCAGCGGTTGTGCGAAAAATGAAATGGTCAAGAAGGACGAACCTGTTGTTCCTGCTGCAACCGCTGCAGTCAAGCAACCGTCCAAGCCTGAATCTGCCAAGGAACAAATAGCCAAGGCTGAAGCTGCAAAAGGGCAAGCGGTCAAGAAGGTTATGGAAAAGAGTAATGAGTTGCAGCCTATCCCGAATGCTGGTGAGTTAAAAGCCGCCCTGGAGAAGATCTATTTTGATTTTGATTCAGCGAATCTTTCCCAGGAGGCCAGAGACATCCTTGCAAAAAACGCGGAGCTTATGAAGAATGAAAAGGCCATTAAGGTGCAGATTGAAGGGAATTGCGATGAACGCGGATCAGAAGAATACAACCTGGCACTGGGAGAGAAACGAGCCAAAGCAGCAGAGAAGTATCTAGTAACGATGGGAGTTGCTGCAGACAGAATTTCAACCATCAGCTACGGGAAAGAAAAACCTGCTGATACCGGCCACGATGGAGCTGCATGGGCCAAGAACCGTCGCGACGAATTTGTGATTACTTCGAAATAG
- a CDS encoding chloride channel protein: protein MQRKIIEQVTLLVSVIKWTCYASIVGVLVGFGTAAFLRTLSWTSVQFARIPDYYLLLPLTLVVCSILVSWLAPEAAGHGTEKVIEAVHQRMGKIPLMVVPVKLVATVITLAGGGSAGKEGPCAQIGAGLASAFGGLLRLEGVDRRKLVICGISAGFATVFGTPIAGALFGVEVLVLGHMFYDVLFPSFVAGIIGFHVASQLGVNYPHMSAKIIPLMTSWSFMEMIMLGIWCGLIALIFIELMQLVQRLFTRLPWPPFTKALLGGGLLVVIGKGVSTRYLGLGLDSIEAALNGTVLPVGAPFMKAIATAITLGCGGSGGVVTPIFFIGTAAGNLFAYLFNEPLVATFSAIGMVALLAGAANTPIAASVMAMELFGAGIAPHAAVACMVSFLIVGYRSIYPSQVLGMQKSTSLKVSTGRTLGEFDHAEIDHRGTSFLGVVAKGMKRARGRRGTKES from the coding sequence ATGCAACGAAAAATCATCGAACAGGTCACTCTGCTTGTCAGTGTCATCAAATGGACATGTTACGCATCAATCGTCGGCGTATTGGTGGGATTCGGCACCGCAGCGTTTCTCCGGACGCTTTCCTGGACCTCGGTCCAGTTTGCCAGAATACCGGATTACTACCTGCTGCTGCCTCTAACACTCGTAGTGTGCAGCATCTTGGTCTCCTGGCTTGCTCCCGAAGCAGCCGGACATGGGACTGAAAAGGTCATTGAGGCTGTTCACCAGCGGATGGGAAAAATCCCCCTCATGGTTGTTCCGGTAAAGCTGGTCGCCACGGTCATTACCCTTGCCGGTGGTGGATCTGCCGGAAAGGAGGGACCGTGCGCCCAGATCGGCGCCGGACTCGCTTCGGCATTTGGCGGACTATTAAGGCTCGAAGGCGTTGACCGGCGCAAGCTGGTTATATGCGGCATCAGCGCCGGGTTTGCGACGGTTTTCGGCACTCCGATAGCCGGGGCGCTTTTTGGCGTCGAGGTGCTGGTGTTGGGGCACATGTTTTACGATGTTCTGTTTCCCTCGTTCGTTGCCGGCATCATCGGTTTTCACGTAGCCTCGCAACTCGGGGTGAATTACCCGCACATGTCTGCCAAGATTATCCCTCTTATGACCAGCTGGAGCTTTATGGAAATGATCATGCTCGGGATATGGTGCGGTCTGATTGCGCTTATCTTTATCGAGCTGATGCAGTTAGTCCAGCGGCTATTTACCCGCCTGCCCTGGCCGCCGTTCACAAAGGCGCTTCTGGGTGGCGGATTGCTGGTGGTCATCGGCAAGGGGGTATCAACACGCTATCTTGGACTGGGGCTCGACTCGATCGAAGCGGCCTTGAACGGAACTGTCCTTCCGGTCGGGGCTCCATTCATGAAGGCCATAGCCACGGCCATTACCCTGGGCTGCGGCGGCAGTGGCGGTGTCGTTACCCCCATATTTTTTATAGGTACTGCTGCTGGCAATCTGTTCGCGTACCTGTTTAACGAGCCATTGGTTGCGACTTTCTCCGCCATCGGCATGGTGGCGCTACTGGCAGGAGCGGCCAATACGCCGATTGCGGCATCCGTCATGGCCATGGAACTGTTCGGAGCCGGGATCGCCCCCCATGCGGCCGTGGCCTGTATGGTCAGTTTTCTTATCGTAGGCTACCGCAGTATCTACCCGAGCCAGGTCTTGGGAATGCAGAAAAGTACCTCTCTGAAAGTGTCTACAGGCAGGACGCTTGGCGAGTTCGACCATGCTGAGATTGACCACCGGGGGACATCCTTTCTGGGCGTTGTTGCAAAAGGGATGAAGCGGGCACGAGGCCGCAGGGGAACAAAGGAGTCGTGA
- a CDS encoding helix-turn-helix domain-containing protein has protein sequence MCTFLYYSDSKRHSFSIQISLEKQQLPGYPEFPITVGEHIRKKRMDLGLLQREVAEIIGVTESSVWNWEHGTEPELQYNPKIIKFLGYIPFDCSDDTVGRLAWYKRAMGMNLDLLGEVMGRDPEQLSDWLSGRHNPLRKNREKIELFLESQQTFL, from the coding sequence GTGTGCACCTTTCTCTACTATTCTGACTCCAAACGGCACTCGTTCTCAATTCAAATTTCCCTCGAAAAACAGCAACTTCCCGGTTATCCGGAATTTCCCATCACCGTCGGTGAACACATCCGCAAGAAACGAATGGATCTCGGTCTCCTCCAGAGAGAAGTAGCCGAGATCATCGGCGTCACCGAGTCCTCAGTCTGGAACTGGGAGCATGGCACCGAGCCAGAACTGCAATATAATCCAAAGATTATCAAATTTCTAGGCTATATTCCGTTCGACTGCTCGGATGACACTGTGGGGCGGCTTGCATGGTACAAGAGAGCTATGGGGATGAACCTGGATCTTCTGGGTGAAGTTATGGGTAGAGATCCCGAACAACTATCGGATTGGTTGAGCGGTCGGCATAATCCGTTACGGAAGAACCGAGAAAAGATAGAGCTGTTTCTGGAAAGTCAGCAAACATTCCTTTAG
- a CDS encoding FAD-dependent oxidoreductase has translation MADTRWCCTVCGYIHEGNTPPDCCPVCGATPDLFEPSAPAPAPVRTAPRRWRCINCDYVHDCDTPPECCPVCGVGPDQFEPVVEEERGSFAGRMSGAIVIIGGGIAGLSAAEAARSAAPNADITIICQENDLPYYRLNLTRYLAGEITISDLPVHPEAWYAEQRITILNGAEVTAVDRAAKTVSLKRHDSMHYDKLILAMGAHPSIPPIPGADRNNVVTLRTCRDAETILQQSQANSSCVIIGGGVLGLEAAAALARRKVQVTLVEGFDWLLPRQLNKAAGERLAEEAIALGITLICGARIKELKGDAHVRSVVLESGESIPADLVLVAAGVRSNSYLARMAGLDVNCGVVVDQHLRTSDPDIYAAGDLAEHLGTVYGTWAPSQFQGTIAGMNAAGGDALFAGIPRSNSIKVLGVDLFSIGMVHPDDASYLTFEEEGAHYQQFIFRDSLLVGAILFGDTSIAPALKKLIEKNDSCAELLAGAGDARDIRAGILAMT, from the coding sequence ATGGCAGACACACGCTGGTGCTGCACGGTTTGCGGTTATATCCATGAAGGGAATACCCCGCCGGACTGTTGTCCGGTCTGCGGCGCGACGCCGGACCTCTTCGAACCGTCGGCTCCTGCGCCAGCACCGGTGAGGACTGCGCCTCGCAGATGGCGATGCATCAACTGCGACTACGTCCACGATTGTGATACTCCACCTGAATGCTGCCCGGTCTGCGGCGTCGGCCCTGACCAGTTCGAGCCTGTGGTCGAGGAGGAGCGCGGTAGTTTTGCCGGAAGGATGTCGGGCGCCATTGTTATCATCGGCGGCGGTATCGCTGGGCTGTCGGCTGCCGAAGCCGCCCGCAGCGCAGCTCCCAATGCCGACATCACAATTATCTGCCAGGAGAACGACCTTCCCTATTACCGCCTGAACCTGACCCGTTATCTGGCGGGGGAGATCACAATCAGCGATCTCCCGGTCCATCCTGAGGCGTGGTACGCCGAGCAACGGATCACCATTCTGAACGGGGCCGAGGTGACCGCTGTTGATCGGGCGGCAAAAACGGTATCGCTAAAGAGACACGACAGTATGCACTACGACAAGCTTATCCTGGCCATGGGCGCCCACCCGAGCATCCCACCTATTCCGGGCGCAGACCGAAACAATGTGGTTACCCTCCGCACCTGCCGAGATGCGGAAACGATCCTGCAGCAGAGCCAGGCCAATTCCAGTTGTGTGATTATCGGTGGCGGAGTGCTTGGCTTGGAGGCAGCAGCGGCCTTGGCTCGCCGTAAGGTTCAGGTAACGCTGGTGGAAGGGTTTGACTGGCTCCTGCCGCGACAACTCAACAAGGCGGCAGGAGAGCGTCTCGCTGAAGAGGCCATTGCGCTTGGCATCACCCTGATTTGTGGTGCCCGGATAAAAGAGCTGAAAGGTGATGCACATGTGCGGAGTGTTGTGCTTGAATCAGGAGAATCAATCCCTGCGGATTTAGTGTTAGTTGCCGCCGGAGTACGAAGCAACAGCTATCTCGCCCGCATGGCCGGACTGGATGTCAACTGCGGCGTGGTGGTTGACCAGCATCTGCGCACCTCCGATCCGGACATCTACGCAGCAGGTGATCTGGCGGAACATTTGGGCACGGTTTACGGCACCTGGGCACCGTCCCAGTTCCAGGGAACGATTGCCGGCATGAACGCTGCCGGCGGAGATGCCCTCTTTGCCGGCATTCCACGCTCCAACAGCATCAAGGTTCTGGGAGTTGATCTCTTCAGTATCGGCATGGTCCACCCTGATGACGCCAGCTACCTGACCTTTGAAGAGGAAGGTGCCCATTACCAGCAGTTTATCTTCCGTGATTCTCTCCTAGTGGGGGCAATCCTTTTCGGAGACACGTCCATCGCCCCTGCACTGAAAAAACTGATTGAGAAAAATGACTCCTGCGCAGAACTGCTGGCCGGAGCCGGTGACGCCAGGGACATCCGTGCCGGAATCTTAGCCATGACCTGA
- a CDS encoding rubrerythrin family protein → MSTKENLAGAFAGESQANRKYLAFAKQAEVDGFPQVAKLFRAAAHAETIHAHAHLRAMGGIKKTAENLVEAIEGEGFEFQQMYPPYLEEAQKEGDKMAEISFRNALAVEEIHHDLYQKAAAAVKAGGDLAARPVYVCEVCGNTVYDGVPDKCQVCGVPKERFTLIN, encoded by the coding sequence ATGTCAACAAAAGAGAATCTCGCAGGAGCCTTTGCCGGTGAAAGTCAGGCCAACCGCAAATATCTTGCATTTGCCAAACAGGCCGAGGTTGACGGCTTCCCACAGGTAGCCAAACTGTTCCGGGCAGCCGCCCATGCCGAAACCATCCATGCCCATGCCCATCTGCGCGCCATGGGCGGCATCAAAAAGACCGCCGAAAACCTGGTGGAAGCGATAGAAGGCGAAGGATTCGAATTCCAGCAGATGTATCCTCCGTATCTGGAAGAAGCGCAGAAAGAGGGGGATAAGATGGCGGAGATTTCGTTCCGCAACGCTCTGGCGGTAGAGGAGATCCATCACGACCTGTATCAGAAAGCTGCCGCTGCCGTTAAGGCTGGCGGCGACCTGGCTGCACGACCTGTCTATGTCTGTGAAGTCTGCGGTAATACGGTTTATGACGGGGTCCCGGACAAATGCCAGGTCTGTGGCGTACCTAAAGAACGCTTCACCCTGATTAACTGA
- the katG gene encoding catalase/peroxidase HPI: protein MSEENKCPVTGKTATPMTGRGTSNRDWWPNQLKLNILHQHSTLSSPMGETFNYAEEFKKLDMEALKKDLKALMTDSQEWWPADYGHYGGLFIRMAWHSAGTYRLGDGRGGAGSGNQRFAPLNSWPDNVNLDKARRLLWPIKQKYGRQISWADLLILAGNCALESMGFKTFGFGGGREDIWEPEEDVYWGAEEEWLATSDKPKSRYSGDRDLENPLAAVQMGLIYVNPEGPDGNPDPVLSGIDVRETFARMAMNDEETVALVAGGHTFGKCHGAGPATHVGPEPEAAPIEEQGLGWKNSFGSGKGGDTISSGIEGAWKPNPIKWDMGYLKVLFKYEWELVKSPAGANQWLAKDVAEEDMVVDAHDPSKKHRPMMTTADLSLRFDPIYGPIARDYLQNPEKFADAFARAWFKLTHRDMGPRSRYLGAEVPAEDLIWQDPVPAVNHKLIDAQDIAALKDKILASGLSISQLVSTAWAAASTFRGSDKRGGANGARICLAPQKDWKVNQPAQLKTVLQTLEGIQKEFNSAQSDATKVSLADLIVLGGCAGVEQAARKAGHAVTVPFTPGRTDATQEQTDVESFSVLEPVADGFRNFLKARYSVSAEELLVDRAQLLTLTAPEMTVLVGGMRALNANYGQSPHGVFTKRPETLTNDFFVNLLDMGTVWQAVQGDDNLFEGRDRKSGDLKWTGTRIDLVFGSNSQLRAVAEVYGCQDSQGKFLHDFVAAWNKVMNLDRFDLA, encoded by the coding sequence ATGAGTGAAGAAAACAAGTGTCCGGTAACGGGCAAAACTGCCACACCCATGACCGGCAGAGGCACTTCGAACCGGGACTGGTGGCCGAATCAGTTAAAGCTTAATATTCTGCACCAGCATTCCACCCTGTCCAGCCCGATGGGCGAGACTTTCAACTATGCTGAGGAATTCAAAAAACTCGACATGGAGGCACTGAAGAAGGACCTCAAGGCGCTGATGACCGACTCACAGGAGTGGTGGCCGGCTGATTACGGCCACTACGGCGGGCTCTTTATCCGGATGGCGTGGCACAGCGCCGGCACCTACCGCCTGGGTGACGGCCGCGGCGGAGCCGGGTCCGGCAACCAGCGCTTTGCACCGCTCAACAGCTGGCCGGACAACGTCAACCTCGACAAAGCGCGCCGTCTTCTCTGGCCGATCAAGCAGAAATACGGCCGGCAAATCTCCTGGGCCGACCTGTTGATCCTCGCCGGCAACTGCGCCCTCGAATCAATGGGCTTCAAGACCTTCGGCTTCGGCGGCGGTCGCGAGGATATCTGGGAACCGGAAGAGGATGTCTACTGGGGAGCCGAAGAGGAATGGCTGGCTACGAGCGACAAGCCCAAAAGCCGCTACTCCGGTGATCGGGACCTGGAAAACCCCCTCGCCGCCGTGCAGATGGGCCTGATCTACGTGAACCCGGAAGGCCCGGACGGCAACCCGGACCCTGTTCTTTCTGGCATCGACGTGCGCGAGACCTTCGCCCGTATGGCCATGAACGACGAAGAGACCGTCGCGCTCGTCGCCGGCGGACACACCTTCGGCAAATGTCATGGCGCCGGCCCGGCGACCCATGTGGGGCCCGAGCCGGAGGCCGCCCCCATCGAAGAACAGGGGCTCGGTTGGAAGAACAGCTTCGGCAGCGGCAAAGGAGGCGATACGATCAGCAGCGGCATCGAGGGTGCCTGGAAGCCGAACCCGATCAAGTGGGATATGGGTTACCTGAAGGTGCTGTTCAAGTACGAGTGGGAACTGGTCAAGAGCCCGGCTGGCGCCAATCAGTGGCTGGCCAAGGATGTGGCAGAAGAGGACATGGTGGTTGACGCGCACGACCCGTCAAAGAAACACCGGCCGATGATGACTACGGCGGACCTCTCGCTCCGTTTCGACCCCATCTACGGGCCGATCGCACGGGATTACCTGCAGAATCCCGAAAAATTTGCGGATGCCTTCGCACGGGCGTGGTTCAAGCTGACCCACCGTGACATGGGACCGCGCTCGCGCTATCTCGGCGCGGAAGTCCCGGCCGAAGATCTCATCTGGCAAGACCCTGTCCCGGCCGTCAATCACAAACTGATTGATGCGCAGGACATCGCCGCCCTCAAGGACAAGATTCTCGCTTCAGGACTGTCTATCTCCCAACTGGTCTCGACGGCCTGGGCGGCGGCGTCCACGTTCCGTGGTTCCGACAAGCGCGGCGGAGCGAACGGAGCTCGCATCTGTCTTGCCCCGCAGAAGGATTGGAAAGTCAATCAGCCGGCCCAACTGAAGACCGTGCTGCAGACCCTTGAAGGAATCCAGAAAGAGTTCAACAGTGCGCAGTCGGACGCCACGAAGGTTTCGCTCGCCGACTTGATTGTCCTGGGCGGCTGCGCAGGGGTCGAGCAGGCAGCCAGGAAGGCCGGCCACGCAGTGACCGTTCCCTTTACACCGGGACGCACGGATGCAACACAGGAGCAAACCGACGTAGAGTCATTTTCGGTGCTTGAGCCGGTTGCCGACGGGTTCCGAAACTTCCTCAAAGCCAGATACTCTGTATCGGCAGAAGAGCTGCTGGTTGATCGCGCGCAATTGCTGACGCTGACTGCACCGGAGATGACGGTTCTCGTTGGCGGCATGCGTGCCTTGAATGCCAACTACGGACAGTCCCCGCACGGCGTCTTCACCAAACGGCCAGAAACGCTCACCAATGACTTCTTTGTCAACCTGCTCGACATGGGCACGGTCTGGCAGGCGGTCCAGGGAGACGACAATCTGTTCGAAGGGCGTGATCGTAAGAGCGGCGATCTCAAGTGGACCGGCACCCGTATCGACCTGGTCTTCGGCTCGAACTCCCAGCTCCGGGCCGTCGCAGAAGTCTATGGCTGCCAGGACTCCCAGGGAAAATTCCTGCACGACTTTGTTGCAGCGTGGAACAAGGTCATGAACCTCGACCGTTTCGACCTTGCCTGA
- a CDS encoding ferritin-like domain-containing protein — protein sequence MGSKGREIIGMDVNELLGLLRSAYSDEWLAYYQYWLGAKLVKGPMKDAVGAELLQHATEELAHADMVAMRIIQLGGTPVTKPEEWYKHTNCGYDAPDDPFVKVLLEQNIKGEQCAIGVYKRLMDITKDKDPVTYNMVLTILQQEVEHEEDLQSLLEDYELLVRAMKE from the coding sequence ATGGGATCGAAGGGACGTGAAATTATCGGTATGGATGTGAATGAATTGCTTGGGCTGTTACGCAGCGCATACAGTGACGAATGGCTGGCCTATTACCAGTACTGGTTGGGAGCCAAGCTGGTAAAGGGGCCGATGAAGGATGCAGTAGGGGCAGAACTCTTACAGCATGCCACCGAGGAACTGGCACATGCTGACATGGTGGCCATGCGCATCATCCAACTGGGGGGAACGCCAGTCACCAAACCTGAAGAATGGTACAAGCACACAAACTGCGGCTACGATGCCCCTGACGACCCGTTTGTCAAGGTGCTGCTGGAGCAGAACATCAAAGGGGAACAGTGCGCCATCGGCGTATACAAACGGTTGATGGACATCACCAAGGATAAGGACCCGGTCACCTACAACATGGTACTGACCATCCTGCAGCAGGAAGTTGAACACGAAGAGGACCTCCAATCATTGCTGGAGGATTATGAATTGCTGGTCAGGGCGATGAAGGAATAG
- a CDS encoding Fur family transcriptional regulator, which produces MKLTPQRRTIVEILTLDNCHPSAMTIYRAAREKHPKISLSTVYSTLSLLKSLKLVRELEFEAMDNRYDMDTSNHLNLICTRCGRIEDFTDTAMIPPEIVEKLTGFKVQDVRFEYYGVCSKCSQ; this is translated from the coding sequence ATGAAACTGACTCCCCAGCGGCGGACTATTGTTGAAATCCTGACCCTTGACAATTGTCATCCCTCTGCCATGACCATCTATCGGGCGGCACGGGAAAAACACCCTAAAATCAGCCTCTCTACTGTTTACTCCACCCTGTCTCTACTTAAATCTCTCAAGCTGGTCAGGGAGTTGGAGTTTGAAGCTATGGATAATCGATATGATATGGATACAAGCAATCACCTCAACCTGATCTGTACCCGTTGCGGCCGGATTGAGGATTTCACCGATACCGCCATGATCCCCCCTGAAATAGTTGAGAAACTTACTGGATTCAAGGTGCAGGATGTGCGTTTTGAATATTACGGCGTGTGCAGCAAATGTTCTCAATAG
- a CDS encoding helix-turn-helix transcriptional regulator — protein MASPVNRTYLRQTRDAVELLGKLIRLGRKERKMTAEELSGRAGISRRTLQKIEQGDPKCEIGLVFEAANIVGVKLFSDEENTNRYNYGRHIDDKLALLPQRVRKVVTVNDDF, from the coding sequence ATGGCATCTCCTGTGAACCGCACATATCTCCGGCAGACCCGGGATGCAGTTGAACTGCTGGGCAAGCTCATCCGGCTTGGCAGGAAAGAGCGCAAGATGACCGCGGAAGAACTGTCCGGACGGGCGGGGATTTCCAGAAGGACCTTGCAGAAGATCGAGCAGGGCGATCCGAAGTGTGAGATAGGTTTGGTGTTCGAGGCCGCCAATATAGTCGGAGTGAAGCTTTTCAGCGATGAAGAGAATACGAACCGCTACAACTACGGGAGGCACATTGATGATAAGCTTGCCCTGCTGCCACAACGGGTTCGTAAAGTGGTAACGGTTAATGATGATTTCTGA
- a CDS encoding Crp/Fnr family transcriptional regulator, with protein MEHEKLWYLRRLDIFSGLSDEEYGVIDRDSQSLNLRKRQLLPFRGTAQQAVYFVKKGSIKLVRTSAQGHDFIIDILGPSTLFGELEGGLDADGSEVIAEALEETLLCMMRRENFDRLMALVPALGTRITKLSGLRLRKIQNRLVDMLYSSVEARLAKTFLALANEFGVTGRDGLLIDLRLTHNDYAGLIASTRETVSTGLNALCRRGVIDILDHRVLLKDQEQLTRLAGREIPGEIRG; from the coding sequence ATGGAGCATGAAAAACTCTGGTATCTGCGGCGACTGGACATCTTCAGCGGCCTGAGCGACGAAGAGTATGGGGTGATCGATCGGGATTCCCAGTCACTCAACCTGCGCAAACGGCAGCTGCTTCCGTTCCGAGGGACGGCGCAGCAGGCGGTCTATTTTGTCAAGAAGGGGAGCATCAAGCTGGTGCGGACCTCGGCGCAAGGGCATGATTTCATCATCGATATCCTCGGGCCGTCCACTCTCTTCGGCGAACTTGAGGGGGGACTCGATGCCGACGGCAGCGAAGTGATTGCCGAAGCGCTGGAGGAGACTCTCCTCTGCATGATGCGCCGCGAAAATTTTGACCGGCTCATGGCGCTGGTCCCGGCCTTGGGGACACGGATCACCAAGCTGAGCGGCCTGCGCCTCCGGAAGATCCAGAACCGCCTGGTAGATATGCTGTATTCCTCCGTCGAGGCGCGGCTGGCCAAGACATTTCTCGCCCTGGCGAATGAATTCGGCGTCACCGGTCGGGACGGTCTGCTCATTGATCTGCGGCTTACTCATAACGATTATGCCGGACTGATAGCCTCGACCCGGGAGACCGTTTCCACCGGGCTGAACGCGCTCTGCCGAAGAGGGGTTATCGACATCCTGGACCACCGCGTGCTGCTAAAGGACCAGGAGCAACTCACACGTCTTGCTGGGCGCGAGATCCCCGGCGAAATCCGGGGGTAG
- a CDS encoding bifunctional methionine sulfoxide reductase B/A protein gives MKKRALAITGILVGLLVLAMAARPHFAVQAAGKETTMTGRKFSNEELKQRLTPLQYRVTRQEGTEPPFDNAYWNEHREGLYVDIVSGEPLFSSRDKFDSGTGWPSFTRPVAPDHVKEHKDSTFGMTRTEVRSAEADSHLGHIFTDGPRDKGGLRYCINSASLSFIPVDELEKAGYGTWLPLFGRKAAAAQVKQFATLAGGCFWGMQDLLRKQTGVIATEVGYTGGKVPNATYRNHEGHAEAVRIEFDPTKTSYEALLRFFFRMHDPTTLNRQGNDTGSSYRSAIFYHDAEQQRVALKVKAEVDASGKWKRPIVTEITPAGPWWRAEENHQDYLEKNPGGYTCHWVRE, from the coding sequence ATGAAAAAGAGAGCCTTGGCGATAACAGGAATTCTGGTTGGATTATTGGTGCTGGCAATGGCCGCCCGACCACATTTCGCGGTTCAGGCTGCTGGAAAGGAGACGACCATGACAGGGCGGAAATTTTCTAACGAAGAACTGAAACAGCGCCTGACGCCGCTGCAGTACCGCGTCACCCGGCAGGAAGGGACCGAGCCCCCATTCGACAACGCCTACTGGAACGAGCACCGCGAAGGGCTCTACGTCGACATCGTCAGCGGTGAGCCGCTCTTCTCCTCACGAGACAAGTTCGATTCCGGCACCGGCTGGCCGAGCTTTACCAGGCCGGTCGCCCCTGACCACGTGAAAGAGCATAAGGACAGCACCTTCGGCATGACCCGGACCGAGGTCCGCTCAGCCGAGGCCGATTCCCACCTGGGGCATATCTTTACCGACGGACCGCGGGATAAAGGCGGCTTGCGCTACTGCATCAACTCCGCATCGCTCAGCTTCATCCCGGTGGATGAGCTGGAAAAGGCCGGCTACGGCACGTGGCTCCCGCTCTTCGGCCGGAAGGCAGCGGCCGCTCAGGTGAAGCAGTTTGCAACCCTGGCCGGCGGCTGTTTCTGGGGGATGCAGGACCTGCTACGCAAACAGACGGGAGTAATCGCCACGGAAGTGGGCTATACCGGCGGGAAGGTCCCGAACGCCACCTACCGCAACCATGAGGGACATGCCGAAGCGGTACGGATCGAATTTGATCCGACCAAAACCAGCTATGAAGCCCTGCTCCGCTTCTTCTTCCGGATGCACGATCCAACCACCCTGAACCGCCAGGGAAACGATACCGGCTCCAGCTACCGGAGCGCCATCTTCTACCATGACGCAGAGCAGCAGCGGGTCGCCCTGAAGGTCAAGGCAGAGGTGGATGCCAGCGGCAAATGGAAACGCCCGATCGTCACCGAGATCACCCCGGCAGGCCCCTGGTGGCGGGCCGAGGAAAATCATCAGGACTATCTGGAGAAGAACCCGGGGGGATACACCTGCCACTGGGTGCGTGAGTAG